The following are from one region of the Vitis riparia cultivar Riparia Gloire de Montpellier isolate 1030 chromosome 14, EGFV_Vit.rip_1.0, whole genome shotgun sequence genome:
- the LOC117930967 gene encoding beta-1,3-galactosyltransferase GALT1-like isoform X2 — protein sequence MCWRSFGWLLFYVAGFERNFSSEVLSSLQTWNCMKHLTNHSRGLPNALEAIREAGAAWVNLMVSVEKEQQGDTNESSLARSKEKQCPHFLNKMNATELGDNSYKLRIPCGLVQGSSVTIIGIPNGLLGNFRIDLTGEPHPGEPDPSIILHYNVRLHGDKITEDPVIVQNTWTAAHDWGEEERCPSKVPSSNKTVDDLIKCNEMVGKNDSNKLTASESPKISTHSTLAWNRARARRYFPFKQGYLSVMTLRVGEEGIQMTVDGKHTTSFAYRESLEPWLVSEVRISGDIKLISVVASGLPTSEDLEHIVDLETLRSVPVPPRQPVDLFIGVFSTANNFKRRMAVRRTWMQYLAVRSGAVAVRFFVGLHKNQMVNEELWKEVQTYGDIQLMPFVDYYSLITWKTIAICIFGTEAVSAKYVMKTDDDSFVRVDEVLASLKRTKVTHGLLYGLINSDARPHRSPDSKWYISPEEWAGETYPPWAHGPGYVVSNDIAKTVYKRHKEGRLKMFKLEDVAMGIWIAEMKKGGMEVSYIKEVRVYNEGCNDGYVVAHYQSPREMLCLWQKLQLGNGPKCCGNR from the exons atgtgCTGGAGGTCTTTTGGTTGGCTCCTTTTTTATGTTGCTGGTTTTGAG AGAAATTTCTCAAGTGAAGTGCTAAGTTCTTTACAGACATGGAACTGTATGAAACACTTGACTAATCATTCTCGGGGCTTGCCTAATGCATTAGAAGCTATCAGAGAAGCTGGGGCTGCATGGGTTAACCTTATGGTTTCTGTTGAGAAGGAACAACAAGGTGATACAAATGAAAGCTCGCTTGCTCGATCAAAGGAGAAACAGTGTCcccattttcttaataaaatgaATGCCACAGAATTGGGTGACAACAGTTATAAATTACGAATCCCATGTGGCCTTGTTCAGGGATCTTCAGTCACTATTATTGGCATTCCAAATGGCCTTCTTGGTAATTTTCGGATTGACTTAACAGGTGAACCACATCCAGGGGAGCCAGATCCTTCCATTATTTTGCACTACAATGTTCGACTTCATGGCGATAAGATAACTGAGGACCCTGTCATTGTCCAAAACACATGGACTGCAGCTCATGATTGGGGTGAAGAGGAGAGGTGCCCCTCAAAAGTTCCCAGCAGTAATAAGACAG TGGATGATTTGATCAAGTGCAATGAGATGGTGGGTAAAAATGATAGCAACAAGTTGACAGCTAGTGAATCTCCAAAGATTTCTACACACTCAACCTTGGCATGGAACAGAGCTAGAGCCAGGCGGTACTTTCCATTTAAGCAAGGGTATCTATCTGTTATGACACTTAGGGTAGGAGAAGAAGGGATTCAGATGACAGTTGATGGAAAGCACACAACATCCTTTGCTTACCGTGAG AGTTTGGAGCCATGGCTTGTCAGTGAAGTAAGGATATCTGGAGACATAAAGTTGATCTCTGTAGTGGCCAGTGGTTTACCCACATCAGAAGATCTTGAACACATTGTTGATCTGGAAACACTGAGATCAGTTCCAGTTCCACCTCGACAGCCAGTGGATCTCTTCATTGGTGTCTTTTCTACAGCCAACAATTTCAAGCGTAGGATGGCTGTTCGGAGGACATGGATGCAGTATTTGGCAGTGAGGTCAGGGGCAGTTGCCGTGCGCTTTTTTGTTGGTCTG CATAAAAACCAGATGGTGAATGAGGAACTCTGGAAGGAGGTGCAGACATACGGAGACATTCAGCTGATGCCTTTTGTTGACTATTACAGTCTTATAACCTGGAAGACCATAGCAATTTGCATCTTTGGG ACTGAAGCTGTTTCGGCCAAGTATGTGATGAAAACAGATGATGATTCATTTGTTCGTGTGGATGAAGTGCTTGCTTCTTTAAAGAGGACCAAAGTGACTCATGGGTTGCTGTATGGTCTTATTAACTCTGATGCCCGACCTCATCGTAGTCCTGACAGTAAATGGTACATCAGCCCTGAG gaaTGGGCTGGAGAAACTTATCCACCTTGGGCACATGGTCCTGGTTACGTGGTGTCAAATGACATAGCAAAAACAGTGTACAAGAGACACAAAGAAGGTCGTTTAAAG ATGTTCAAGCTGGAAGATGTAGCAATGGGGATCTGGATAGCAGAGATGAAGAAGGGGGGAATGGAGGTTAGTTACATTAAAGAAGTGAGGGTCTATAATGAGGGGTGCAACGATGGGTACGTTGTTGCCCACTACCAAAGCCCCCGCGAAATGCTCTGCCTGTGGCAGAAGCTGCAACTAGGAAACGGACCTAAATGCTGTGGGAATCGTTAA
- the LOC117930967 gene encoding beta-1,3-galactosyltransferase GALT1-like isoform X3: MKKCAGGLLVGSFFMLLVLRYGVMKSPIGFEPIQSSFIFNVSNPLEWVQPRAPPAVQNPENSNKSVSPDTFSGLFSQRNFSSEVLSSLQTWNCMKHLTNHSRGLPNALEAIREAGAAWVNLMVSVEKEQQGEPHPGEPDPSIILHYNVRLHGDKITEDPVIVQNTWTAAHDWGEEERCPSKVPSSNKTVDDLIKCNEMVGKNDSNKLTASESPKISTHSTLAWNRARARRYFPFKQGYLSVMTLRVGEEGIQMTVDGKHTTSFAYRESLEPWLVSEVRISGDIKLISVVASGLPTSEDLEHIVDLETLRSVPVPPRQPVDLFIGVFSTANNFKRRMAVRRTWMQYLAVRSGAVAVRFFVGLHKNQMVNEELWKEVQTYGDIQLMPFVDYYSLITWKTIAICIFGTEAVSAKYVMKTDDDSFVRVDEVLASLKRTKVTHGLLYGLINSDARPHRSPDSKWYISPEEWAGETYPPWAHGPGYVVSNDIAKTVYKRHKEGRLKMFKLEDVAMGIWIAEMKKGGMEVSYIKEVRVYNEGCNDGYVVAHYQSPREMLCLWQKLQLGNGPKCCGNR; the protein is encoded by the exons atgaagaaatgtgCTGGAGGTCTTTTGGTTGGCTCCTTTTTTATGTTGCTGGTTTTGAGGTATGGTGTAATGAAAAGTCCAATTGGGTTTGAGCCAATTCAAAGTTCATTTATCTTCAATGTATCTAATCCTCTTGAATGGGTTCAACCTCGGGCTCCACCTGCAGTTCAAAATCCCGAAAATTCCAATAAATCTGTATCCCCTGATACATTTTCTGGCCTATTTTCGCAGAGAAATTTCTCAAGTGAAGTGCTAAGTTCTTTACAGACATGGAACTGTATGAAACACTTGACTAATCATTCTCGGGGCTTGCCTAATGCATTAGAAGCTATCAGAGAAGCTGGGGCTGCATGGGTTAACCTTATGGTTTCTGTTGAGAAGGAACAACAAG GTGAACCACATCCAGGGGAGCCAGATCCTTCCATTATTTTGCACTACAATGTTCGACTTCATGGCGATAAGATAACTGAGGACCCTGTCATTGTCCAAAACACATGGACTGCAGCTCATGATTGGGGTGAAGAGGAGAGGTGCCCCTCAAAAGTTCCCAGCAGTAATAAGACAG TGGATGATTTGATCAAGTGCAATGAGATGGTGGGTAAAAATGATAGCAACAAGTTGACAGCTAGTGAATCTCCAAAGATTTCTACACACTCAACCTTGGCATGGAACAGAGCTAGAGCCAGGCGGTACTTTCCATTTAAGCAAGGGTATCTATCTGTTATGACACTTAGGGTAGGAGAAGAAGGGATTCAGATGACAGTTGATGGAAAGCACACAACATCCTTTGCTTACCGTGAG AGTTTGGAGCCATGGCTTGTCAGTGAAGTAAGGATATCTGGAGACATAAAGTTGATCTCTGTAGTGGCCAGTGGTTTACCCACATCAGAAGATCTTGAACACATTGTTGATCTGGAAACACTGAGATCAGTTCCAGTTCCACCTCGACAGCCAGTGGATCTCTTCATTGGTGTCTTTTCTACAGCCAACAATTTCAAGCGTAGGATGGCTGTTCGGAGGACATGGATGCAGTATTTGGCAGTGAGGTCAGGGGCAGTTGCCGTGCGCTTTTTTGTTGGTCTG CATAAAAACCAGATGGTGAATGAGGAACTCTGGAAGGAGGTGCAGACATACGGAGACATTCAGCTGATGCCTTTTGTTGACTATTACAGTCTTATAACCTGGAAGACCATAGCAATTTGCATCTTTGGG ACTGAAGCTGTTTCGGCCAAGTATGTGATGAAAACAGATGATGATTCATTTGTTCGTGTGGATGAAGTGCTTGCTTCTTTAAAGAGGACCAAAGTGACTCATGGGTTGCTGTATGGTCTTATTAACTCTGATGCCCGACCTCATCGTAGTCCTGACAGTAAATGGTACATCAGCCCTGAG gaaTGGGCTGGAGAAACTTATCCACCTTGGGCACATGGTCCTGGTTACGTGGTGTCAAATGACATAGCAAAAACAGTGTACAAGAGACACAAAGAAGGTCGTTTAAAG ATGTTCAAGCTGGAAGATGTAGCAATGGGGATCTGGATAGCAGAGATGAAGAAGGGGGGAATGGAGGTTAGTTACATTAAAGAAGTGAGGGTCTATAATGAGGGGTGCAACGATGGGTACGTTGTTGCCCACTACCAAAGCCCCCGCGAAATGCTCTGCCTGTGGCAGAAGCTGCAACTAGGAAACGGACCTAAATGCTGTGGGAATCGTTAA
- the LOC117930967 gene encoding beta-1,3-galactosyltransferase GALT1-like isoform X1, with protein MKKCAGGLLVGSFFMLLVLRYGVMKSPIGFEPIQSSFIFNVSNPLEWVQPRAPPAVQNPENSNKSVSPDTFSGLFSQRNFSSEVLSSLQTWNCMKHLTNHSRGLPNALEAIREAGAAWVNLMVSVEKEQQGDTNESSLARSKEKQCPHFLNKMNATELGDNSYKLRIPCGLVQGSSVTIIGIPNGLLGNFRIDLTGEPHPGEPDPSIILHYNVRLHGDKITEDPVIVQNTWTAAHDWGEEERCPSKVPSSNKTVDDLIKCNEMVGKNDSNKLTASESPKISTHSTLAWNRARARRYFPFKQGYLSVMTLRVGEEGIQMTVDGKHTTSFAYRESLEPWLVSEVRISGDIKLISVVASGLPTSEDLEHIVDLETLRSVPVPPRQPVDLFIGVFSTANNFKRRMAVRRTWMQYLAVRSGAVAVRFFVGLHKNQMVNEELWKEVQTYGDIQLMPFVDYYSLITWKTIAICIFGTEAVSAKYVMKTDDDSFVRVDEVLASLKRTKVTHGLLYGLINSDARPHRSPDSKWYISPEEWAGETYPPWAHGPGYVVSNDIAKTVYKRHKEGRLKMFKLEDVAMGIWIAEMKKGGMEVSYIKEVRVYNEGCNDGYVVAHYQSPREMLCLWQKLQLGNGPKCCGNR; from the exons atgaagaaatgtgCTGGAGGTCTTTTGGTTGGCTCCTTTTTTATGTTGCTGGTTTTGAGGTATGGTGTAATGAAAAGTCCAATTGGGTTTGAGCCAATTCAAAGTTCATTTATCTTCAATGTATCTAATCCTCTTGAATGGGTTCAACCTCGGGCTCCACCTGCAGTTCAAAATCCCGAAAATTCCAATAAATCTGTATCCCCTGATACATTTTCTGGCCTATTTTCGCAGAGAAATTTCTCAAGTGAAGTGCTAAGTTCTTTACAGACATGGAACTGTATGAAACACTTGACTAATCATTCTCGGGGCTTGCCTAATGCATTAGAAGCTATCAGAGAAGCTGGGGCTGCATGGGTTAACCTTATGGTTTCTGTTGAGAAGGAACAACAAGGTGATACAAATGAAAGCTCGCTTGCTCGATCAAAGGAGAAACAGTGTCcccattttcttaataaaatgaATGCCACAGAATTGGGTGACAACAGTTATAAATTACGAATCCCATGTGGCCTTGTTCAGGGATCTTCAGTCACTATTATTGGCATTCCAAATGGCCTTCTTGGTAATTTTCGGATTGACTTAACAGGTGAACCACATCCAGGGGAGCCAGATCCTTCCATTATTTTGCACTACAATGTTCGACTTCATGGCGATAAGATAACTGAGGACCCTGTCATTGTCCAAAACACATGGACTGCAGCTCATGATTGGGGTGAAGAGGAGAGGTGCCCCTCAAAAGTTCCCAGCAGTAATAAGACAG TGGATGATTTGATCAAGTGCAATGAGATGGTGGGTAAAAATGATAGCAACAAGTTGACAGCTAGTGAATCTCCAAAGATTTCTACACACTCAACCTTGGCATGGAACAGAGCTAGAGCCAGGCGGTACTTTCCATTTAAGCAAGGGTATCTATCTGTTATGACACTTAGGGTAGGAGAAGAAGGGATTCAGATGACAGTTGATGGAAAGCACACAACATCCTTTGCTTACCGTGAG AGTTTGGAGCCATGGCTTGTCAGTGAAGTAAGGATATCTGGAGACATAAAGTTGATCTCTGTAGTGGCCAGTGGTTTACCCACATCAGAAGATCTTGAACACATTGTTGATCTGGAAACACTGAGATCAGTTCCAGTTCCACCTCGACAGCCAGTGGATCTCTTCATTGGTGTCTTTTCTACAGCCAACAATTTCAAGCGTAGGATGGCTGTTCGGAGGACATGGATGCAGTATTTGGCAGTGAGGTCAGGGGCAGTTGCCGTGCGCTTTTTTGTTGGTCTG CATAAAAACCAGATGGTGAATGAGGAACTCTGGAAGGAGGTGCAGACATACGGAGACATTCAGCTGATGCCTTTTGTTGACTATTACAGTCTTATAACCTGGAAGACCATAGCAATTTGCATCTTTGGG ACTGAAGCTGTTTCGGCCAAGTATGTGATGAAAACAGATGATGATTCATTTGTTCGTGTGGATGAAGTGCTTGCTTCTTTAAAGAGGACCAAAGTGACTCATGGGTTGCTGTATGGTCTTATTAACTCTGATGCCCGACCTCATCGTAGTCCTGACAGTAAATGGTACATCAGCCCTGAG gaaTGGGCTGGAGAAACTTATCCACCTTGGGCACATGGTCCTGGTTACGTGGTGTCAAATGACATAGCAAAAACAGTGTACAAGAGACACAAAGAAGGTCGTTTAAAG ATGTTCAAGCTGGAAGATGTAGCAATGGGGATCTGGATAGCAGAGATGAAGAAGGGGGGAATGGAGGTTAGTTACATTAAAGAAGTGAGGGTCTATAATGAGGGGTGCAACGATGGGTACGTTGTTGCCCACTACCAAAGCCCCCGCGAAATGCTCTGCCTGTGGCAGAAGCTGCAACTAGGAAACGGACCTAAATGCTGTGGGAATCGTTAA